One Solea senegalensis isolate Sse05_10M linkage group LG13, IFAPA_SoseM_1, whole genome shotgun sequence DNA segment encodes these proteins:
- the LOC122780029 gene encoding extracellular calcium-sensing receptor-like, producing MTSLALFSLLYSVFSSLFHITTAARPTASKCTLLNSFQPGFVIQGDYVIGGIFPLHFNLNMPDFNGIYRPPPINCSGFDPRAFRWAQIMRLAVEEINQNPLLLWNYTLGYKIFDSCGYPLTGQRAVLSMLNGVSEENTSMCTNASSFLAVIGPSGSAQSIVVSRILQPFRIPMISYAASCACLSDRQKYPTFFRVIPSDDYQVKAIARMLVHFNWTWVGLLRGDHDYGRFAAKGLLRELQETKVCVAYQEMIPLLYNHQGGLRIMKVMRSSTAKVVVVFAAEGEMTPFLRDYMTQNITGIQWVASEAWITASVFSGREYYPYLGGTIGFGIKKGHISRLGDFLQTINPERYPNNVLVHELWESLYGCSPFPSSVTQMPPCSGQETLLEQNSAYMNTSSPRVAYNVYKAVYAIAHSLHNLLLCHPGRGPFQNNSCAQSNNIHPWQLQHYLQEVNFQIAGEEVDFDAKGDSVPYYDIISWQRGPEGNIEFVNVGLFDGTKDVGEELLIQEDGIIDCTICPEDFWSNNDRTACISKKVEYLTFDSLGIALTVMSVVGACFTLAVCGVFFCHRHTAIVRVNNSELSFFILFALTLCFLCSLLFIGKPTYWSCMLRHTAFSITFSLCISCILGKTLVVLAAFTATRPGHNIMKWLGPKQQRTIISSCTLVQVVICAAWLIDVPPFPSRNTQYEHSKIILECSVGSSLAFWCVLGYIGLQACLCFVLAFMARKLPGNFNEAKFITFSMLIFCAVWLAFIPAYISSPGNYADAVESFAILASSFGLLFCLFAPKSYIILLKPEKNTKQHLMGKEKK from the exons atgacttcacttgctttattttctttgctctacTCTGTTTTCAGCTCACTTTTCCACATCACCACTGCAGCTCGACCAACAGCCTCAAAAtgcactcttctaaacagcttccaGCCAGGATTTGTGATCCAAGGTGACTATGTCATTGGAGGGATTTTCCcccttcattttaatctgaacatGCCAGACTTTAACGGCATCTACAGACCTCCACCAATAAATTGCAGTGG ATTTGATCCCAGGGCTTTCCGGTGGGCTCAGATTATGAGACTGGCAGTTgaggagataaaccagaatccaTTGCTGTTGTGGAATTACACTCTGGGCTACAAAATCTTTGATTCATGTGgatatccactgacaggacagagagctgttttatcAATGCTGAATGGCGTGAGTGAGGAAAACACTTCTATGTGCACTAATGCCTCGTCATTCCTCGCTGTGATTGGGCCTTCTGGATCTGCTCAGTCTATTGTTGTGTCAAGAATCTTGCAGCCATTCAGGATCCCCATG ATCAGCTACGCTgcttcatgtgcatgtttgtcagacagacaaaaatatccaaccttcttcagagtaattcctagtgatgactaccag GTGAAAGCCATTGCACGGATGCTGGTgcactttaactggacttgggtggggctgctgcgaggAGACCATGATTATGGCCGCTTTGCTGCAAAAGGTTTACTGAGAGAATTACAGgaaaccaaagtatgtgtagcgTACCAAGAAATGATTCCTCTGCTGTACAATCACCAGGGGGGACTAAGGATAatgaag GTGATGCGTAGCTCTACTGCAAAAGTGGTGGTGGTATTTGCTGCTGAGGGGGAGATGACACCTTTCTTGAGAGactacatgactcagaacatcacTGGAATACAGTGGGTGGCAAGTGAAGCCTGGATCACAGCATCAGTCTTTTCAGGGAGAGAGTATTACCCTTACTTGGGAGGAACCATTGGGTTTGGCATCAAAAAAGGTCATATCTCCAGActgggtgacttcctgcagacaaTAAACCCTGAGAGATATCCTAACAATGTCCTGGTGCATGAGCTAtgggagtctctgtatggttgcagtccttttccatcctctgtcacccagATGCCACCCTGCTCAGGGCAGGAGACTCTGCTGGAACAGAactcagcctacatgaatacatccagccctAGAGTAGCCTATAATGTATATAAGGCTGTATATGCCattgctcattccctgcacaacctccttctctgtcacCCAGGGAGGGGGCCTTTCCAGAACAactcatgtgctcagagcaacaacatacacccttggcag ctgcaacactacctccaggaagtgaactttcagattgctggtgaggaggtggactttgatgccaagggtgactctgtaccctattatgatattattagTTGGCAAAGAGGCCCAgaaggaaacattgaatttgtcaatgtgggtttgtttgatggaaccaaggatgttggagaggagctgttgatccaggaggacggaataat TG ATTGTACaatttgtcctgaggacttctggtcaaacaacgacagaacagcctgcatctccaagaaagtggagtacttgaccttcgattcattgggaatagccctgacagtgatgtctgtggtgggcgcctgcttcactctggctgtctgtggagtcttcttctgtcacagacacacagccatcgtccgtgtgaataactctgagctcagtttcttcatactgtttgcactgactctgtgtttcctgtgttctctCCTTTTTattggaaagccaacatattggtcctgcatgctgcgccacactgcctttagcatcacattttcactgtgtatttcctgcatcctggggaagaccctggtggtactggctgcattcactgccaccaggccagggcataacatcatgaagtggctggggcctaagcagcagaggaccatcatctccagctgcactctggttcaggtggttatctgtgctgctTGGCTCATTGACGTTcccccgtttccatccagaaatacacaatatgaacattcaaagatcatactggagtgtagtgtgggctctagcctggcattctggtgtgttcttggatatattggtctacaggcctgtctgtgctttgtattggcttttATGGCCCGAAAGTTGCCGGGaaacttcaacgaggccaagttcatcacattcagcatgctgatcttctgtgctgtgtggctagcattcatccctgcttatatcagctcccctggaaattatgcagatgcagttgagtcatttgccatcttggcctccagctttggcttattgttctgcctgtttgctccaaagagttacattattttactgaagcctgaaaagaatacaaaacagcacctgatggggaaagaaaagaaatga